From one Microbacter margulisiae genomic stretch:
- the tsaE gene encoding tRNA (adenosine(37)-N6)-threonylcarbamoyltransferase complex ATPase subunit type 1 TsaE → MKIQISSLEKLSEAAKQLIPFLQKHKIIAFYGPMGVGKTTFINALCNELGVSDNISSPTFAIINQYDTKTGNPIYHFDFYRINKLEEAFDFGYEDYFYSGNYCFIEWPEKIETILPEETLKLIISEEQDGSRLISFDE, encoded by the coding sequence ATGAAAATTCAAATTTCTTCACTTGAAAAACTTTCTGAAGCTGCAAAACAATTGATTCCTTTTTTGCAGAAACATAAGATCATAGCGTTTTACGGACCCATGGGTGTTGGAAAAACAACATTTATCAATGCTTTATGCAACGAGCTGGGAGTATCCGACAACATTAGCAGTCCTACTTTTGCCATTATAAATCAATATGATACAAAGACTGGCAACCCTATTTATCATTTTGATTTTTATAGAATCAATAAACTTGAAGAAGCATTTGATTTCGGATACGAAGATTATTTCTACAGTGGGAATTACTGCTTTATAGAGTGGCCTGAAAAAATAGAAACAATATTACCGGAAGAAACATTGAAACTTATTATTTCGGAAGAGCAGGATGGCTCCCGATTAATCTCTTTCGACGAATAA